One Apostichopus japonicus isolate 1M-3 chromosome 7, ASM3797524v1, whole genome shotgun sequence genomic region harbors:
- the LOC139970166 gene encoding uncharacterized protein: MTNAKFMMNFALLILLATAEFVSTEVEVARLRWNGVGFYIVVDAATVQARLDTYAQASPGAPQLYVPATPVFPHLDDGQHVIYIDFGDAKTVDLSEEFAISPTVPSFYVVIPFLSNTVCGPPHYDLSLAQLYQQNDNDQALPIANILYPFRNVEELTISESSVLLRDQGEEIKIEFSVTMPCIEPTSIVREEIDDVVLVDFGIGSHSPGLDFCASTTCTSIPEAVPFCALMDRFRPDIESALPNVCMKYASADEHACAVSFLEVTNVTEGFRDFMLLGDGPITVFGAEKFGGNYTTSLWYPCM; the protein is encoded by the exons ATGACAAATGCTAAATTTATGATGAATTTCGCCTTGTTGATACTGTTGGCAACCGCTGAGTTCGTTTCAACAGAGGTAGAAGTTGCACGTTTGAGGTGGAATGGTGTCGGGTTTTATATCGTAGTGGATGCGGCAACAGTCCAGGCAAGACTCGATACGTATGCGCAGGCTTCACCTGGAG CACCACAACTGTACGTTCCTGCGACTCCAGTCTTTCCACACCTAGATGATGGACAACATGTTATTTACATTGATTTTGGTGACGCAAAGACGGTTGATCTGTCGGAAGAATTTGCTATTTCGCCAACAGTTCCATCTTTTTATGTTGTCATTCCTTTCTTATCCAACACCGTCTGCGGACCGCCCCATTACGACTTATCACTTGCGCAGCTGTACCAACAGAATGATAATGATCAGGCCCTACCCATAGCAAACATATTGTACCCTTTTCGAAATGTCGAGGAATTGACCATCAGTGAATCGTCCGTACTCTTAAGAGATCAAGGAGAGGAAATAAAGATAGAGTTCTCAGTAACGATGCCTTGTATTGAACCAACGTCAATCGTCCGTGAAGAAATTGATGACGTCGTCCTGGTCGATTTTGGTATTGGATCCCATAGCCCGGGTCTCGACTTTTGCGCCTCAACCACGTGCACTTCAATACCCGAGGCAGTTCCTTTCTGTGCACTTATGGATCGATTTCGTCCAGACATAGAAAGTGCTCTCCCGAATGTGTGTATGAAGTACGCATCAGCCGACGAACATGCCTGCGCAGTGTCATTTCTTGAAGTAACCAATGTCACTGAAGGATTTCGTGATTTTATGCTACTTGGTGATGGGCCAATAACTGTATTCGGTGCGGAGAAGTTTGGTGGTAATTACACCACGTCTCTGTGGTACCCGTGTATGTAA
- the LOC139970181 gene encoding uncharacterized protein: MTNAKFTMDFALLILLATAEFVSTEVEVARLKWNGVGFYIVVDAATVQARLDTYAQASPGAPQLYVPATPVFPHLDDGQHVIYIDFGDAKTVDLSEEFAISPTVPSFYVIIPFLSNTVCGPPHYDLSLAQLYQQNDNDQALPIANILYPFRNVEELTISESSVLLRDHGEEIKIEFSVTMPCIEPTSIVREEIDDVVLVDFGIGSHSPGLDFCASTTCTSIPDAVPFCALMDRFRPDIESALPNVCTKYASADEHACAVSFLEVTNITEGFRDFMLLGDGPITVFGAEKFVGNYTTSLWYPCM, encoded by the exons ATGACAAATGCTAAATTTACGATGGATTTCGCCTTGTTGATACTGTTGGCAACCGCTGAGTTCGTTTCAACAGAGGTAGAAGTTGCACGTTTAAAGTGGAATGGTGTCGGGTTTTATATCGTAGTGGATGCGGCAACAGTCCAGGCAAGACTCGATACGTATGCACAGGCTTCACCTGGAG CACCACAACTGTACGTTCCTGCGACTCCAGTCTTTCCACACCTAGATGATGGACAACATGTTATTTACATTGATTTTGGTGACGCAAAGACGGTTGATCTCTCGGAAGAATTTGCTATTTCGCCAACAGTTCCATCTTTTTATGTTATCATTCCTTTCTTATCCAACACCGTCTGCGGACCGCCCCATTACGACTTATCACTGGCGCAGTTGTACCAACAGAATGATAATGATCAGGCCCTACCCATAGCAAACATATTGTACCCTTTTCGAAATGTCGAGGAATTGACCATCAGTGAATCGTCCGTACTCTTACGAGATCATGGAGAGGAAATAAAGATAGAGTTCTCAGTAACGATGCCTTGTATTGAACCAACGTCAATCGTCCGTGAAGAAATTGATGACGTCGTCCTGGTCGATTTTGGTATTGGATCCCATAGCCCGGGTCTCGACTTTTGCGCCTCAACCACGTGTACTTCAATACCCGATGCAGTTCCTTTCTGTGCACTTATGGATCGATTTCGTCCAGACATAGAAAGTGCTCTCCCGAATGTGTGTACGAAGTACGCATCAGCCGACGAACATGCCTGCGCAGTATCATTTCTTGAAGTAACCAATATCACAGAAGGATTTCGTGATTTTATGCTACTTGGTGATGGTCCAATAACTGTTTTCGGTGCGGAGAAGTTTGTTGGTAATTACACCACGTCTCTGTGGTACCCGTGTATGTAA